GTACGATCTCGACTACCACTCGCGGTTCGTCGAGCCGATGCATTCGGACCGTAACGTGGTCAAACGCGTCAGCGGTGCCCGAACCGTCCCAGCGATTGTCGACGAAGAGACGGGCGTCACCATGTCCGAGAGCGCCAACATCGTCGAATATCTCGACAAAACCTACGGAGGAGCCAACTAATGGAACTCGGCTTCGAGGTCGTCGACCTCCCCGAGACCGATTACCCTACCGAGGGCGAGCAGGCCCCGGATTTCACCCGCCCGCTGGTGACCGACGAACAGTGGGAGGACGTCAGCCTCTCGGAGTTGGCGGCTGACCAGCCCGTCCTCCTCGTATTCCATCCGATGGACGGGGCGTTCCCGTCGACTTATATGTGGAACGAACTCCGCGACCGGGCCTTTGAGGACGACCACGACGTGCAGGTCGTTGGGGTTTCGATCTCCTCACCGTATGAACACATGACGCTGATCGACGACCGAGAGATGGAGTTTGCTCTCTTTAGTGATCCACAGAACGGTGTGGCCGAAGCCTACGACATCGTCAACGATCTCGACGGGATGGCCGGCGTGAGCGAGCCACGCCCCGCCGTCTTCCTCGTCGACAGCGAACTCACGGTCCAGTATGCGTGGGCCGCCGAGGAGTGGCCCGACTTCCCCGACTACGACGCAGTAAGTGACGCGGTAGCCTCACTCTGACTGAGCGTAGGCTCGTTTTACTAGCAGTAGTTAGGTAGATACTCGGTCGACGAGCGATGGTTCGTCGATGGCCGGGTTGTTCACTCGCTGTGAGACCGGGTAGGACGTGAGTTCGTCGTCAGGATACGGTTCGAGGAGGTCGACCAGCGACTCGGAGCTGCCATGCAACCAATCGGACTCCCGGTCCGGCGGAAGAATGACTGCCATTCGGTGATGGAGGTTGGCAACGAGATCGTTCGG
This sequence is a window from Halohasta litchfieldiae. Protein-coding genes within it:
- a CDS encoding glutathione S-transferase N-terminal domain-containing protein, which codes for MSEATDEPPITLYRLQACPFCERVVRKLDEYDLDYHSRFVEPMHSDRNVVKRVSGARTVPAIVDEETGVTMSESANIVEYLDKTYGGAN
- a CDS encoding redoxin domain-containing protein, encoding MELGFEVVDLPETDYPTEGEQAPDFTRPLVTDEQWEDVSLSELAADQPVLLVFHPMDGAFPSTYMWNELRDRAFEDDHDVQVVGVSISSPYEHMTLIDDREMEFALFSDPQNGVAEAYDIVNDLDGMAGVSEPRPAVFLVDSELTVQYAWAAEEWPDFPDYDAVSDAVASL